The following coding sequences are from one Nicotiana tomentosiformis chromosome 3, ASM39032v3, whole genome shotgun sequence window:
- the LOC138907333 gene encoding uncharacterized protein: MPPIWAQISKMFLREFVPHTLRGAWRTEFERLCQCTMMVSEYAITFHELARHAPTLVPTIREEVCRFIKGLSYDLRFCMARGLQTDTPFQQVLEIARMLERFRDEEKEIKETKRSRGSRGFSGFYSAAMTHCGGGSGNWLT, from the coding sequence atgcCACCCATTTGGGCTCAGATTTCAAagatgtttttgagggagtttgttccccatacCCTCCGGGGTGCATGGCgaacagagtttgaacggttgtgtcAGTGCACCATgatggtgtcagaatatgctatcacgTTCCatgagttagctcgtcatgcacctactttggttcctaccaTCAGAGAGGAAGTCTGCAGATTCATTAAAGGACTCAGTTATGATCTTAGATTCTGTATGGCTCGGGGACTACAGaccgatactccatttcagcaagtgTTGGAAATCGCTAGGATGTTAGAACGTTTTCGGGATGAGGAAAAGGAAAttaaggagaccaagaggtctcgaggttctagaggattcagtggattctactctgcagctatgactcattgtggcggaggctcgggcaattggcttacctag